From a single Lentisphaera profundi genomic region:
- a CDS encoding leucyl aminopeptidase: MDIHFITNCEIEPEVDCLIIPAWEGELDGAINSSLIALEDQTSLNLIHERGNICGKDMFYLPTPMSAYRGILILGLGKKEGDLSHKFRSATGKAVSLLQKYKKHHLLLELGHVPELQTRHFVAALNLGQYEYDAFKTKKSETVKVDNLCVHLCASKDITIEQGKANRAQIFTECANYARDLGNAPGNALTPKILADKARNLAKETDSEIEVLGEAEMGKLGMGALLSVSAGSDEEAQLIILKHTHPSATKTVAIVGKGVTFDSGGISLKPGKGMQEMKYDMCGAAAVLGAFKAICECNAAINVICVVPSSENLINGKATKPGDIVTAYNGKTIEIYNTDAEGRLLLCDAMAYTAETYKPDIMIDVATLTGACIVALGHEMSAIISEDDELQKDLIEAGSQVHERLWPLPLNDDYKKLLHGTDADLCNIGPPYAGTITAAGFLSNFAGDTRWAHLDIAGTAWGMKGCTYINEKLASGFGTRLLAKWLMNIAE, encoded by the coding sequence ATGGACATACATTTTATTACAAACTGCGAAATCGAACCTGAAGTTGACTGCTTAATTATCCCTGCATGGGAAGGCGAGTTAGACGGCGCTATAAATAGTTCCTTAATTGCTTTAGAAGACCAAACATCTCTGAACTTAATCCATGAGCGCGGCAACATTTGCGGCAAAGACATGTTTTATCTCCCTACTCCTATGAGTGCTTATCGCGGCATCCTCATTTTGGGTCTTGGCAAAAAAGAGGGTGACCTCAGTCATAAATTCCGTAGCGCAACTGGTAAAGCCGTGAGCCTTCTTCAGAAGTACAAGAAGCACCACCTCTTACTTGAACTGGGCCATGTCCCAGAACTTCAAACTAGACATTTTGTTGCAGCCCTCAACCTCGGCCAATATGAGTATGATGCTTTCAAAACTAAAAAATCTGAAACCGTCAAAGTAGACAACCTCTGCGTTCACCTTTGCGCTAGTAAAGACATCACTATCGAACAAGGCAAAGCGAATCGCGCACAAATTTTTACTGAATGCGCTAACTACGCTCGCGACTTAGGCAATGCTCCAGGCAATGCCCTCACACCAAAAATCCTTGCTGATAAAGCGCGTAATCTTGCAAAAGAGACTGATTCAGAAATCGAAGTCCTCGGCGAAGCCGAAATGGGAAAACTCGGCATGGGTGCACTCTTATCAGTTTCGGCTGGCTCAGACGAAGAAGCACAACTCATCATTCTCAAGCACACTCACCCGAGCGCGACTAAAACTGTCGCTATTGTAGGCAAAGGCGTAACTTTTGATTCTGGCGGTATTAGCCTTAAGCCAGGCAAAGGCATGCAAGAGATGAAGTACGATATGTGCGGTGCAGCCGCTGTCCTTGGTGCTTTCAAAGCGATCTGTGAATGTAACGCCGCCATCAACGTCATTTGCGTTGTACCAAGTTCAGAAAACCTTATCAATGGCAAAGCTACTAAGCCAGGCGATATCGTCACTGCTTATAATGGTAAAACTATCGAGATCTACAATACAGACGCTGAAGGTCGACTACTCCTTTGCGATGCCATGGCCTATACCGCCGAAACATATAAGCCAGACATCATGATTGATGTAGCTACTCTAACCGGCGCATGCATCGTGGCTTTAGGCCATGAAATGTCGGCTATCATCAGTGAAGATGACGAGCTCCAAAAGGACCTCATTGAAGCAGGATCACAAGTGCATGAACGCTTGTGGCCCCTACCTCTAAACGACGATTATAAAAAGCTCCTACACGGCACTGATGCTGATCTTTGCAACATCGGCCCTCCGTATGCAGGCACAATCACTGCTGCTGGCTTCCTTTCCAACTTTGCTGGCGATACTCGCTGGGCTCACCTCGACATCGCAGGCACTGCATGGGGAATGAAAGGTTGCACATACATTAACGAAAAACTCGCCAGTGGCTTCGGAACTCGACTCCTCGCCAAATGGCTCATGAATATTGCAGAATGA
- a CDS encoding HAD family hydrolase — protein sequence MKRIKHIFWDWNGTLLNDVDLCVHVTGEFLRERHGKLMDRETYLREFGFPVIDFYKKIGIDLRDADYGQMALDWIGAYNQSFGDFAELHQGVGEVLLALNDLGYKQSILSACEKDLLGTLVKKFKLWDHFDSVHGVEDFKAHGKVDLAISAVKLSNLKADECMLIGDTKHDYEVAQEAGMQCLLIGGGHQNIERLKSTGCEVLGDISQVLEKFKNILSKDSSNV from the coding sequence ATGAAGCGAATTAAACATATATTTTGGGACTGGAATGGGACATTGCTCAATGATGTCGATCTTTGTGTCCATGTAACGGGAGAGTTTCTACGTGAACGCCATGGCAAGTTAATGGATCGTGAAACGTATTTAAGGGAATTTGGTTTTCCAGTCATTGATTTTTATAAAAAAATTGGAATTGATTTACGCGATGCTGATTATGGGCAAATGGCCTTGGATTGGATTGGAGCATATAATCAATCATTTGGAGACTTTGCGGAACTTCATCAAGGAGTAGGCGAAGTACTCTTAGCTTTAAATGACTTGGGTTATAAACAGTCGATTTTATCGGCATGCGAAAAAGATTTACTTGGCACCTTGGTGAAAAAGTTTAAGCTGTGGGATCATTTTGATTCAGTCCATGGAGTCGAAGACTTTAAGGCACACGGGAAAGTCGATTTAGCCATTTCTGCAGTGAAATTAAGTAATTTGAAGGCCGATGAGTGTATGCTGATCGGCGATACTAAGCACGACTATGAAGTCGCTCAAGAAGCGGGTATGCAATGCTTGTTGATTGGAGGGGGTCACCAAAATATTGAGCGCTTGAAGTCGACGGGTTGTGAGGTTCTTGGCGATATAAGCCAAGTTCTCGAAAAATTTAAAAATATATTAAGTAAGGACTCATCTAATGTCTAA